Genomic DNA from Nyctibius grandis isolate bNycGra1 chromosome Z, bNycGra1.pri, whole genome shotgun sequence:
ATCAAGCAGAGGGGTTGCTCCTGCTGACTCCAGCCTTCTCCACCTGAAGGGTTTGGGGCTCCAGCATCTGCAGAGATCCCCAAGCAGCCTGCCCCCCAAACCgcagctcagctcagcccagGAGGGGCCAGAACTGGCTGCTCCCTCCTTTAAGCCCTGCCTGAGCCCAGGTGAAGCAACTCAGCCCCGTCAGTGCCCCCggacccagccctgccctgcgcTCCGTGCTGcaccacccacccacccaccagcTGTGcgggcaggatcaggcccacgGGAccccctttctgcagggctttcGCGGCCGGGACCCCACAGGCTCACGCCTGGTTCCAGCATGGGTCCACACGCTGGTGAGCTGGGCACATCCTTGACCAACGCATCcagctccagacccttcaccagcttggtcgccctcctctggactcgctccaacacctcaacatggGACAACCCAGACCAGCTCCGCAGGGGTTGCTGGTCTCCACCACGCTTCGTGGATGAACTGGGGGATGGGGACGGTCAGATCCCCCACGTACCGGACAACCCAAGAGGTTCAAAAGCTCTTTGAGCACCAAACCCACGATCCCTCGGTGTCTGTTTCCATCCAAGCACACTTGAGCCGGAGCCGTGCGAGCAGCTGGTCCCCACCGGGCTCCCCCGTGTCCCACCAGAGCAGCCGTGCCTGGTGGTCACCATCCCTCTGTACACATGGGCTGGACAGAAGGGACAATCTCCAGGATTGCATCTTAGGAGCCATCAGTTAAATGAGCTATTTCAATTAAGCGCAATCGAAGCTATGCGGTAATGTCAGGAGAGATGATAGAAAACACTGCCCTTGGCCCAGCCAGCAGAGAAGGATGGATGTCACGAGCTTCGTTAGCCCACGACCCATCACCGACCTCACCACATGCTGCACCCACAATCTGGACTCCCCGGGAGGAGAGCGGGCACCCGATTTCTGTCCTGCTGCTCGGGGTGGGAAGCACCACGGTCGGGGTTAGCTCGTCCCGACAGACAGCAGGGACCTGCCCCATGCAGCCGGGACAGACGGGCTGGGAGAGGCATTACACCCCTGCCAGAGCCTCGACGCTTCGCTCGCTGGAGCCAGCGGCTTAAATTAATCCGAGATTAACCAGTTTGATCTCTTGCTTTGAATTTTATGCCCACGacgttggttttttttttaaagcacagagaAGTTAATTTCCAGCAGAGTCGTCGTGCTGCTGGCATGCACGGCCACGGCCGTAACACACCAAGATGTCAGAGGGGAACAAAGATAGGCTGTGATGCAGGAAAGATGCACGCATTTACAATGTCCTCTGAAGCCCTGGGGACACGTCCCCAGCATCTCtcccacagaatcccagaatcaatgaggttggaagagccctctgggatcatcgagtccaaccattgccctgacaccaccatggcaactagaccagggcactaagtgccatgtccaggcttttcttaaacccctccagagatggtgactccaccacctccctgggcagccccttccaatggctaatgacccttgctgagaagaaatgcttcctgatgtccaacctgaacctcccctggccaagcttgaggctgtgtcctcttgtcctatcgctggttgcctgggagaagaggccgactcccactgcgctacaacctcccttcaggtagttgtagactgcactaaggtcacctctgagcctcctcttctccaggctaaacacccccagctccctcagccgttcctcggaggtcagaccctccagacccttcaccagcttggtcgccctcccaAGTTgatcttttcccctttcaacAGACCACACCGCTTGGTCCCTCCAGGTGCCTTCCCACTCTGTATTTTGCATCGAGTAACGACATAGTTCAAAGCCATCGTCTCCCCCCAGTCCCTCAGGAAGCCCCTGGCTGGGTGCTGCTCGCCAAGCACACGGGCTCCTCGGAGGTGGCCTCAGCCCTGGAGAAAATGTGGGGTTTGCAGAAATTCTTGGCAGCCCTCCCACAGCTTCCCTCCTCCTGAAATTAAAGGATCGAGCCGCAGCAACCCCTCCATCTAAATTAAAACGAGCTATATTTACTGTTCACGCTAATTGAATTATATTAACTCCAAGCTGGATGATAAGCAGAGCCGTCCCTTACAGTTCCTGCCCTTAATATGTTTAGCGTTCAGACAAATCCACGCCAGTGTGTCATCGTGTTCCAAGCGGAGGAATTTGGTCTTGGGCTGTTTTCATCCACCCTGACAAGGCTGGCCGGGGAGCTcgggggtttttggggggggttgtgGTGAAAAAGTGCTAGAGAGTCCAGTGCAAACGCGGCATTTCTTCCTATGAGTAGAAACCCCCCCAGGgtggcacaggcagagggcgATGGCAGTGCCAGGATGGGCTTGGGGCGATGCTGTGGCCACATAGGCACTGAGCAGAGAGTGGTACCAGGGACAGGAGCAGTTTCTCACCCCGGTCCATATCCCCCCATCTCTGCAGGGCGCTGGTGGGACAGGATCCAGCCTCACCCCCTCGCTGCTGCAGGATCCAGTCCCCACGGTGCcgtccccactgtccccatccAGGCGGGTGCACAGGCAGGTGGGGaggggcacagcctgcagcagccaccCGAAAGCTGGGACAGCAAAGGGGTCTGGGCTGGGGCAGCAAAGGGGTCTGGGCTGGGGCAGCAAAGGGTCCAGGCTGGGTCAGAGCTCCACGAAGCGACAGGACAGAGGTATCTGTGGAGGAGAACGCGCCATCGGCCCTAACGCCGTCAAGATGAACTTAATTCGAAAAACTCAGGCAGGAGGCTTCAATCAGAGCCAAGGGCCCTGCCAAGAGTCACACTTCCTATATTGAAGTGCATAAAAGTGGGACATGTAAGACATGAAGAAAGCACCGTCAGGGTAGGCCAGTGCCAGCCAGCAGATATACATCAGTGGGAACATGAAATATTAATCACTGGTGCATAAAACAATAGGAAAAACCTGCCTTTGGAGGCAGCCATCAATCCTCACTCAGCAGGGAACATCAAGGACGCTAATACCATACAGGTTCTGCTTAAATATTTGCCTGCCTTAATGCTCATGCAAGAAGCATTTGCTTTGAAGTTGAAAATAGACCGTCAACGTCTTTTGTGTGAGATGAAACGCGATAAGACATGAAACCAAGAGGCTAAACTGTAGTTAATCACGGTGGTTTTACAAGCAACAAATCATGATTGTAGACAGTAAAGTGTATTGCTCAAAAGCACATGCCATGAGGATTGCAGAGAGGAGGGTCCTGGACGGGCATCACCCACCAGTGGTGGGATTTTGGGCAGTGGCCCATCAAGGTGGCCACGGGAGCAGCCACGGGGCTGGACGGATGATGGCACGGGGCTCCCGTGTcctattagacattggaacgggtCATTAGctgttggaaggggctgcccagggaggtggtggagtcaccatctctggaggggtttaagaaaagcctggacgtggcacttagtgccctggtctagttgccatggtggtgtcagggccatggttggactcgatgagcccagagggctcttccaacctcattgattctgggattctgggattctgtgactctggGATACCCACCCAGGGAAAACCACCCCCAAAAACTTGGGATGCTCTTGGGCCAAGGCTGGAGCTCACAGTGGACCCAGCTCCCACATCAAAAAATGAATATTATGATCAGAAGCGATGTGCACTTGGGAGCGTGAGATAAGACCCCAAAGCAAGCATCTAAGTATGACTGACTAACAAATAAACCCTCACTAATTGCCTTAAATAGTCGGATTTTAGCAGCTggggaaggcaaaaaaaaaaaggaagatttaaagTTTCCTTGGGCTAAACATTTTTGTGGCGCGCTCAGACTCGCTCTGAATGTTTCCAGTCATTATCTCCCTAATTAACGCACACCACAAACCAACAACAAATTTTCCCACCTCGTGGCTCTGGGAGGTTCAGCCACATTAAACAAACCCCAGGAAGGAGGTCAGCGATCACCCCCCGCCCGGCGAGCGGCGTCTCGGGTGGGAGGCAGCCCAGAATAGGGAGAAATGAAGTTATTATCAGCGAATGAAGTTGGAATAAGCCTTTAATTTTCTCCAGCTGTTGGTGGATGTGCTGAGGGACAGGTGAGCTCCCCGGGATGGGTATTTCACCCTTGAAATACGAGTGAAAATTCCAGGTAAAAGCAGCCGGGTGCAGCTGCCCAGCTGGATCCCTCCTCCCGCAGCGCTGGCTCTGAGGAATAATGGTAATTAGAGCTTCCTAATGCCTCTgggtcattttcttttttccttgcataaCGTAATTTCTATAGGGCTTGTCGTCTTTATTAGGAGAATTAATCTAAATCTCGCTGGGCTCTGGCTGCTTTGCCGTCCGCCGGAGCCATCCCGAGGAGGGTCGGAGAGGCAGGTCCTCCTCGTggcatgcaaataaaaaaattaaaaaactaaaaaagggAGGTCAGCTGGAGGCTACGGCGGGGGAAATGGATGATTTTTCAAACAACCAGGGAAGTTTGCGTCGGCCTGGTAATGTAATTCAATTTCTGTCATTAAACCCGCGTCTCTGATGTGGGGCCGCTTTTGCCCGACTAAGCAAAATCCTCTTATTAAGGCAGAATTGTCATTAGTGTAATAATAAAGGAGGATGAACggcagaggggaagggctgGTTGTGGGATTCCCACCCGTGGGATGGACGAGGGACCCCGCAGCACCCGGGGTCAgcggggctgggaaggggcagggatGGGGTCTGCCCTGCAGGGGCACATCCTGCCCCCTCAGCACCAGGTCCTGCCAATCCCCCCCACCAAAATCCCTGCTGGCATCGGTGGCTCCGGCCAGATTCCCAGGAAAACGTCCTGTTTAAACCATCCTGAGGGGTTTTGGGGGTCATTTTCCTGCTCGTTGCTGCATGGGTGGGTGCCCAGGAGGGTGAGGTGGGTGCTGTGcccacccagcagcacccttCCTCTCCCTGTAGCGCCTGGGGAAGGGTTAGGAAAAGCGCTTGCACCCTCCCGTGCCTGCACCCACGCACTGCAAGGCAGCGTGGAAGCCTGGCTGGGTCCCCCGTGGCATCACCTCCCTGGGAGGCATCGTCGCCATCCCCTCACACCGGCGCTCCCAAGGAGGGTTCCTTCCACTGCAGCATCTCAGGGaacctcccccctccccaaaataccTCCCCCTAcgaggggcagcggggcaggagggggcccAGGGATGGATGGTCCCGCGGTGCTGCGGGGTGGGAAGCAAAGGGGCAgctcctgcaccccagggctCACGTGGAGGTCGCCAGACCAGGGGATTAATGGGTCAAAAAGCAGCTTGAACCTTCAGGTTAGTGATTAGAGGCGAAGGTCGTCCCACACACGGGGAAGGTGACGATGCCATGGGGCACAAGCCAGAGCAGACTTTACCCCCTCCGAGGAGGGAACCGGGGTCAGGCAAAGCCCAGCTCATGTCTCCAGCCTCCACAAACCCCATATCCGATCCTGCCGGGGTGAGGAGACCTCCGGGAGGCAGAGAAGGGTTGTAGCTTCCAGTCTTGCAGGCAGCTTCGTGCAGGGAAACCTTGGTGAGACACTGCTAAAACTCAGATCCCCTCTGCCCAGGAAATCCTGCCAGCCCAGAAGGTACCAAGAACACACTATGAACCAAGGTAAAACCAGCTTCAGTTGGGAAAAAGCGCTCCCTGGAGTGAAAGGAAACCTTCCCCCATGGAAGTTCTGGCCCCACGAATGCCCGAAGGTCTTCAGGCACCAGCATCCCCCTTTCACCCAGCAAAACGTGGGTGCCATCaccagtgctttttaaaaaaggggttATTTCTCCAACACAGTGAATCAgtgctttattttcagtattgaaaGAGGCACCAGGCCAGCAGCGAGCTCCAGGTAACGACCTGGCGCGTTGCACTTATCGGTGCCCTCGTAACGGTGGGGTTGAGGCAAAATGCACCCAGAGAAAAGCCTACGAGGTGCCCCCGAGCCATGAATCAGATGCTGAATTAAGGAGAAATCAGTGGCACGGCCCTTCCGAGCTGATTCCTGAAGCCCGAGTTGTGCAAAGCGCAGCCCCTGAGCCCAGCACCGGCCTCCCTTGCTCCAGCGTCCAGCGAGGAGGAACCGTCAGTGCCCGGGGTTTTACAGCACAGTGATAAACCTGGTGTAAGGCCGAGGCAGAACGAAGGCCAGAGGACGTAGGGAATCTAGAGCTGTCTCTCCTGTGTGCAAAAGGGGCAGAGGGGTAAACCACCTGGATGCTTTCCAGTGGCATCATAAAATCATCCTTGCCCTAGCACCCTGGAAGGGTTTATATAGGGCAATTCATACCATGATCCCAGCCCAGAATAGCACCAGGGATTAACCCAGACTCTGCCCTCAGCTAAGCCAGCGTCACTCCCTGGCAGTGCCAGTGGAGTGACTCTGGGTCGCGTCGGTGCCAGGGCAGAATTGGCCCCTCCTGGCTGTGATCTGAGAGCGTCCTGGCTGACATCAACAGCAGAACCGCCCCAGAGCTCAGCAGaggcagggatgctggggagagcaggggtggggagggggtacGGGGGGGTAAAATGAAGAGCTGTAGCCTCTGCATCACCCCACTTCATGTGAAACACCCTCAGGCACAGGTCACACAACCTGCCACCCCGTTCTCCCCTCGCCTCCCCCGTGCTCTTCCCAGCACCCCGAGTCGGAGCATCCCCGAGAGGGAACCGgcctggggacaccaggagctTCTTTGGGGTTTCTcttgctcccagtgcccccctgACCGGACGGTGCACGCAGGATCGGCCCAAGAGCAGTGTGCCAAGTCGAGCAGCTCGCTTACTTCCCCTTCAAGTCCTTGCCTGCTTCGCCTAGAAGAGGGGGAGACAAAAAATCAGggcttgtgtttctttctttagcctcttctccaggctaaacccccccagctccctcagccgttcctcggaggtcagaccctccagacccttccccagcttggtcgccctcctctgcactcgctccaacacctcaacatctctcttgaagtgcggggcccagaactggacacaggattcaaggtgcagcctcaccagtgcccagtacagagggacgatcccttccccagaccggctggctacactattcctgatagaggccaggatgccattggccttcttggccacctgggcacactgctggctcatgtttagccagctgttgatcagcacccccaggatGCGAGCGGCTCCTTGGCTTACCCGAACGAAACCAGTGCGTGGCACAGCACGCGGCCCGGCTATCAGCAGCTTCCCCCAAAATAACCACATGGGCTGAAACAGCCACCAAGCCGCAGCCTTTACCTTTGGGGAGGAACTTCAGCGAGCTGCTGAATATTCAGAAGCGGGACTGCCCCCTCTTCGGCCCGTCGTTGAGGAACTCGTGGCCGAGCCCGTTGCCACACTTGCCACAGGACACCTAAACGCAAGGAGAGGGTGTGACAGCAAGCGGCCTTTCTCAGCGCTCAGGCTCATCAAAAAAAAGcctgtggggtttgttttttttttctgtttcccaaaGGTTTCAGAATCGGCACCTTCAAAGCCCCCGGCCGCTCCGGGCGCTTGGCCACGCTGTCCTCGCGGAGGGTCTCGGTGAAGGCCGGCCACGGCGACGAGTGCTCGTACTTGGCCCGGCTGGAGAACAGCTCATGGCCGCACTTGGCACAGACGTAGATACCTGGGGAGGGCGGCAGGAGAGGGGTCAGTGTggggggcagccccccagcccccctcccagcagcgatcactggggatggggtgggcaGCGGTGGGGACATGTCACCAGGGTGACACGGGGCACCCGCGCTGGACTTTGCCCGCATGGGccactgccagctcctgctgccagaCCCCCAGGGCTGGGACGTGGGGCAGGACCCACATCCCCTATAGAAGCTCCTCAGCTGGATGGGTCCCCCCCCCACGCCAGCCCCTCCAGGGACACCCCCCAACCCCTGCAGGCAGcctgtcccccaccccaccccccaacACGGACCCCACAGAGGGGACCCCGAGCCCGGTCCCCACGGGTGGAGGACGCCCCACAAGAAGGACACCTCCCCCTCAACCCCGGGTTACCGCAGCCCCGGTGGGGGataccctctgcccccccccgcccgctcccACGGCGGGGAACACCCCAGCCCCACCGGGAACCTACAGGCCCCTCGGGGCCCCCCCtccgcgccccggccccgctcacccGGCTCGAAGTGGTCCTTGAGCACCTCGCCCcccaggaaggagcagaaggacATGGCTgcggccgccgccccggcccggttccgctgcccccccccgccccgccccgctccgcccccgccgccgcgccctcCCGgggccgccagggggcgctctggggcaggcaggaccGGGGGGGTCCCGGTACCCGAGGGGGGGGTCCCgcacccccctccctcccgccgcggggagccccgggccgggccccgcagccccccgaaGGCCGCCGTGGTGGGGAGGGTGCGGGgggggccgccccgccgggctgcggggggggcgcggggcggagcggggggcgcggggcggagCGGGAGCCCGGCACGGTCCTGCGGATGCTCCGGCACCGCCGGCCGGAGCGGGGCGAGCTGCAGCCCGGCACCGGTCACCCGCACCCGGCACCGGGGCCAGGACGGACCCTCCGCCTCCAGCACCGGCTCTTCGCCCCCGGCCCCGACCCTCCTCTGCCGGCACCGGCATCGGTCCCTGGATCCCGGCACCGGGACCGGCCGGCCTCCTTCAGCACCGGCACCGGCTCTTTTTCCCCGGCACAGGGCCCGATCCTCCCCCGGCACCGGGACTGAGCCCCCTGTCATCCTCCCCCCTCGGCACCAGCACCGGTTCTCCCCCGGCACTGGGACCAGCC
This window encodes:
- the MSRB1 gene encoding methionine-R-sulfoxide reductase B1 → MSFCSFLGGEVLKDHFEPGIYVCAKCGHELFSSRAKYEHSSPWPAFTETLREDSVAKRPERPGALKVSCGKCGNGLGHEFLNDGPKRGQSRFUIFSSSLKFLPKGEAGKDLKGK